One part of the Fusobacterium sp. JB019 genome encodes these proteins:
- the ylqF gene encoding ribosome biogenesis GTPase YlqF, with protein MAMTKINWYPGHMKKTKDMMKENMPLIDIVLEVVDARIPISSRNPDIRIFSKNKKRIIVINKADLVDKKELALWKKYFLDNNDADEVLELSAETGFNMKKLFSIIDKVASEKRERLMKKGLRKVNTRLMVTGIPNVGKSRLINKIVGKNTAGVGNKPGYTKGKQWIRIKEGLELLDTPGILWPKFEDEKVGYNLAISGAIKDEILPIEDVACILIEKMISYGLKDNLKKKYKLLDEDFEGVAGNVIEKIALRMKMLQKGEKLNIHQATHTLLRDYRSAKLGKFGLDREFLL; from the coding sequence ATGGCAATGACAAAAATTAACTGGTATCCAGGTCATATGAAAAAAACTAAAGATATGATGAAAGAGAATATGCCACTAATAGATATAGTTTTAGAAGTAGTGGATGCAAGAATTCCTATTTCTAGTAGAAATCCAGATATTAGAATATTTTCTAAAAATAAAAAAAGAATAATAGTAATAAATAAAGCAGATTTAGTTGATAAAAAAGAGTTAGCGTTATGGAAAAAATATTTTTTAGATAATAATGATGCAGATGAAGTTTTAGAATTAAGTGCAGAGACAGGATTTAATATGAAAAAATTATTTTCTATTATAGATAAAGTAGCTTCAGAAAAAAGAGAAAGACTTATGAAGAAAGGTCTTAGAAAAGTAAATACAAGATTAATGGTTACTGGAATTCCAAATGTAGGAAAATCAAGATTGATTAATAAAATTGTTGGTAAAAATACAGCAGGAGTAGGAAATAAACCAGGATATACAAAGGGTAAACAATGGATAAGGATAAAAGAAGGGTTAGAATTATTAGATACTCCAGGAATTTTATGGCCAAAATTTGAAGACGAGAAGGTTGGATATAATTTAGCCATCTCTGGAGCAATAAAGGATGAAATTTTACCTATTGAAGATGTAGCTTGCATTTTGATTGAAAAAATGATATCTTATGGGCTAAAAGATAATCTAAAGAAAAAATATAAGCTTTTAGATGAAGATTTTGAAGGTGTAGCAGGAAATGTAATAGAAAAAATAGCTCTTAGAATGAAAATGCTTCAAAAAGGAGAAAAATTAAATATCCATCAAGCAACTCATACTTTACTAAGAGATTACAGAAGTGCTAAGTTAGGGAAATTTGGTTTAGATAGAGAGTTTTTACTTTAG
- the rsmI gene encoding 16S rRNA (cytidine(1402)-2'-O)-methyltransferase: MLYIVATPIGNLEDITLRAVRILKEADYIFAEDTRVTKKLLNHLEISNTLYRYDEHTKQHQVENIVNLLKEGKNVALVTDAGTPCISDPGYEVVDKALKEGLQVTPIPGVSAMTAAASVAGVSMRRFIFEGFLPKKKGRQTLLKSLAEEKRTIMFFESPHRVIKTLNDVREYIGNKEVVLVREITKIYEEIIRGTIEELIERLQDKTLKGEFVIIVRGNEQEPKKEKVNKYANMKEEGEY, from the coding sequence ATGCTTTATATAGTGGCAACTCCAATAGGAAATTTAGAAGATATAACTTTAAGAGCAGTTAGAATTTTAAAAGAAGCAGATTATATTTTTGCTGAAGATACAAGAGTAACTAAAAAACTTTTAAATCATCTAGAAATTTCTAATACTTTATATAGATATGATGAACATACAAAGCAACATCAAGTAGAAAATATAGTTAATTTATTAAAAGAAGGAAAAAATGTAGCTTTAGTTACAGATGCAGGAACTCCTTGCATTTCAGATCCAGGCTACGAAGTTGTAGATAAAGCTTTAAAAGAAGGGTTACAAGTAACTCCAATTCCAGGAGTAAGCGCTATGACTGCTGCTGCTTCTGTAGCAGGGGTTTCTATGAGAAGATTTATATTTGAAGGGTTTCTTCCTAAAAAGAAAGGAAGACAAACATTGTTAAAATCATTAGCAGAAGAGAAAAGAACAATAATGTTTTTTGAATCTCCTCATAGAGTAATAAAAACGTTAAATGATGTGAGAGAATATATTGGAAATAAAGAGGTTGTTCTAGTAAGAGAAATAACTAAAATTTATGAAGAAATAATAAGGGGAACAATTGAAGAATTGATAGAACGTTTACAAGATAAAACGTTAAAGGGTGAATTTGTAATAATAGTAAGAGGAAATGAACAAGAACCTAAAAAAGAAAAGGTTAATAAATATGCGAATATGAAAGAAGAGGGTGAATATTAA
- a CDS encoding S41 family peptidase, giving the protein MRKLKKLLVVLIMGLITVNISAKEKTGFMSNVKQLKEISDIMDIITENFVGEKKINKTILMQGALKGMIESLEDPHSNYFSKDGMEDLEDKISGEYTGVGMIIRKHSNEPVTVELLIEGTPAFKAGIRPNDKIIKIDNESTYNMELEDASKKLKGKVGTSVKLLIYREKEKKEKEVILKRANIKLENVRSKMLSNKVGYIKLTQFGADVDLQVSKSLEKLQNQGMQGLIFDLRNNPGGRIDQAIKIGSMFIEKGIIVSERPKKGKEIFSEREGKYYGDFPLIILINEGSASASEIVSGAVRDYKRGVLLGEKSYGKGSVQVLMPLPDGDGIKLTIAKYYTPKGENINGKGIEPDIKVEEEDDFLFYDGIITNINEKSQEKSKEKLLKDAVGEKEAKDLISKEDKQLKAAEKEILKMIKNYKNKKNKK; this is encoded by the coding sequence ATGAGAAAATTAAAGAAGTTATTAGTGGTACTAATAATGGGATTAATTACTGTTAATATATCAGCAAAAGAAAAAACAGGCTTTATGAGTAACGTAAAACAGTTGAAGGAAATTTCCGATATAATGGATATTATTACAGAAAATTTTGTAGGAGAAAAAAAAATAAATAAAACTATTCTTATGCAAGGAGCTTTAAAGGGAATGATAGAATCTTTAGAAGATCCTCATTCTAATTATTTTTCAAAGGATGGAATGGAAGATTTAGAAGATAAAATAAGTGGAGAATATACTGGTGTGGGAATGATAATTAGAAAGCATTCTAATGAACCGGTAACAGTTGAATTATTAATAGAAGGAACTCCAGCATTTAAGGCAGGAATCAGACCCAATGATAAAATAATAAAGATAGATAATGAAAGTACTTATAATATGGAACTAGAAGATGCTTCTAAAAAATTAAAAGGGAAAGTTGGAACTAGTGTAAAACTTTTAATTTATAGAGAAAAAGAAAAGAAAGAAAAAGAAGTTATATTAAAAAGAGCTAATATAAAACTAGAAAATGTAAGAAGCAAAATGTTATCTAATAAAGTAGGTTATATTAAATTAACTCAATTTGGTGCAGATGTAGATTTACAGGTTTCTAAAAGTTTAGAAAAACTACAAAACCAAGGAATGCAAGGGCTTATATTTGATTTAAGAAATAATCCAGGTGGAAGAATAGATCAAGCTATAAAAATAGGCTCTATGTTTATAGAAAAAGGAATAATAGTAAGTGAAAGACCTAAAAAAGGAAAAGAAATATTTTCTGAAAGAGAGGGAAAATATTATGGTGATTTTCCATTAATTATTTTAATTAATGAAGGTAGTGCTTCTGCTTCTGAAATAGTTTCTGGAGCAGTTAGAGATTACAAAAGAGGAGTTCTTTTAGGAGAAAAAAGTTATGGAAAAGGAAGTGTACAAGTTTTAATGCCATTACCAGATGGAGATGGAATAAAATTGACAATAGCTAAATACTATACACCTAAGGGAGAAAATATAAATGGAAAAGGAATAGAACCAGATATAAAAGTTGAAGAAGAAGATGATTTCTTATTTTATGATGGAATTATAACAAATATAAATGAGAAATCTCAAGAAAAAAGTAAGGAAAAATTATTAAAAGATGCAGTGGGAGAAAAGGAAGCAAAAGATTTAATTTCAAAAGAAGATAAGCAATTAAAGGCTGCGGAAAAAGAAATATTAAAAATGATAAAAAATTATAAAAATAAAAAAAATAAGAAATAA
- a CDS encoding TlyA family RNA methyltransferase, translated as MKERLDVLLVKNGFCENLDIAKRFIMAGQVIVNETKIDKAGTMIKIPDNDELEIRIKGKKFPYVSRGGLKLEKALRVFQLNFQDKIILDVGASTGGFTHCALLNGAKHVYAVDVGTNQLDWKLRSDERVTSLENTHIRDLKLEDVDNLEIDYIVMDVSFISITNVFEHLKKFFSDGTKLMALIKPQFEVEKSMLSKGGIVKKKENQRFAINRVIEEASKRELYLEKLDYSPIKGGKGNSEYLSIFGMKEVETDINIEEIVNCCENLGGAL; from the coding sequence ATGAAAGAGAGACTAGATGTTCTTTTAGTAAAAAACGGTTTTTGTGAAAATTTAGATATAGCAAAAAGATTTATTATGGCGGGACAGGTAATAGTTAATGAAACAAAGATTGATAAAGCTGGAACTATGATAAAGATACCTGATAATGATGAACTTGAAATTAGAATAAAGGGTAAAAAATTTCCTTATGTAAGTAGAGGGGGATTAAAATTAGAAAAAGCTTTAAGGGTTTTTCAATTAAATTTTCAAGATAAGATAATTTTAGATGTAGGAGCTTCGACAGGGGGATTTACTCATTGTGCTCTTTTAAATGGAGCTAAACATGTTTACGCTGTTGATGTTGGGACAAATCAACTTGATTGGAAACTAAGATCAGATGAGAGAGTGACTTCACTTGAAAATACCCATATAAGAGATTTAAAATTAGAAGATGTTGATAATTTAGAAATAGATTATATAGTTATGGATGTTTCTTTTATTTCAATAACTAATGTATTTGAACATCTTAAAAAATTTTTTTCAGATGGAACTAAATTAATGGCATTAATTAAGCCTCAATTTGAAGTTGAAAAATCAATGTTATCAAAGGGAGGAATAGTTAAAAAGAAAGAAAATCAAAGATTTGCTATAAATAGAGTTATAGAAGAAGCGAGTAAAAGGGAATTGTATTTGGAAAAATTAGATTATTCTCCAATAAAAGGGGGGAAGGGAAATTCAGAATATTTATCAATATTTGGAATGAAAGAAGTAGAAACTGATATAAATATTGAAGAAATTGTTAATTGTTGTGAAAATTTAGGGGGAGCTTTATGA
- a CDS encoding phosphohydrolase: MNQINQKVLKFIKTLINTKEVNELEKYDDQGVKVTAHTYDVLKISIDEVKNEYGNLENSMGKIDLFSIIIGVIIHDLSKGSIRSKSEIFSHSQMMLKKPDYIVKEAENILTEVEVEVGSQLKEEIKKQITHIVVSHHGKWGKIYPSTKEAKIVHKADMYSAKYHRINPISANEILALLAKGYNMVEASQKISCTLGVIKDRLKRAKIETRCKNTKHLLNYYKKVKKVPIGDDFFTKRVRETSKLISSVEKKGFKELILDNEALNYLNDREIFED; the protein is encoded by the coding sequence ATGAATCAAATTAACCAAAAAGTATTAAAATTTATAAAAACACTTATAAATACTAAAGAAGTTAATGAACTAGAAAAATACGATGACCAAGGAGTTAAAGTTACAGCTCATACTTATGATGTATTAAAAATTTCAATAGATGAAGTTAAAAACGAATATGGAAACTTGGAAAATTCAATGGGGAAAATTGATTTATTTTCGATAATTATTGGAGTAATTATTCATGATTTGAGTAAGGGAAGTATAAGATCTAAATCTGAAATATTTTCTCACTCTCAAATGATGTTAAAAAAGCCAGACTATATAGTTAAGGAAGCTGAAAATATTTTAACAGAAGTGGAAGTAGAGGTAGGCTCACAATTAAAGGAAGAAATAAAGAAACAGATTACACATATAGTTGTTTCTCATCATGGAAAATGGGGAAAAATTTATCCAAGTACAAAAGAAGCTAAGATAGTTCATAAAGCAGATATGTATTCAGCTAAATATCATAGAATAAATCCAATATCAGCAAATGAAATATTAGCTTTGCTAGCAAAAGGATATAATATGGTAGAAGCAAGCCAAAAAATTAGTTGTACATTAGGAGTAATTAAAGATAGATTAAAAAGAGCTAAGATAGAAACTAGATGCAAGAATACTAAGCATTTATTAAATTATTATAAAAAAGTAAAGAAAGTTCCAATAGGAGATGATTTTTTTACAAAACGAGTAAGAGAAACTTCAAAATTAATATCTTCTGTTGAAAAAAAAGGATTTAAAGAGTTAATATTAGATAACGAAGCATTAAATTATTTAAATGATAGAGAGATATTTGAAGATTAA
- the dxs gene encoding 1-deoxy-D-xylulose-5-phosphate synthase → MNIENMQVDELNNLCKGLREKIIDVVLKNGGHLASNLGVVELTVALDRVFNFKENKILFDVGHQAYVYKLLTDRKNNFNTLRKLDGVGPFLDPEESEYDNFISGHAGSALSAACGMAVAYPNKKIIVVVGDASIANGHSLEALNNMINLKNMIVVLNDNDMSIGKSVGCLSKFFSKMLLSKTYLSLRKDVKSIINKGNLRKKVHDTLGKAEHRIKNILLPINIPQNIGFKYFGVVDGHNIEQLVSIFEETKEMEGPIFVHVKTKKGKGYLPAEENKEKFHGVSPYNPNKNINEVTTSKIFGEELSKYAKNDEDIMAISAGMVSGTGLKNFFTKYPSRSFDIGIAEGHGVTFAAGLAKSGKKPYFAVYSTFLQRGVGQLIHDVSLQNLPIRLCIDRAGIVGQDGKTHHGLYDISFLLNIPNFIVLSPTTQKEMKEMIKFSLDVKQPIAIRYNKGWVCDKEYNFKFQLGKWNEIIKGTDNLYIATGNMLEELLMVKDKLISKNLSGTIVSAGSIRPFDEDYIKNEFKKYKNIFILEEGYIQNGFGTEIIDFLNENNIKKQIHKIGINNGKISHGERGELLQLCGLRGESLVRNIEGKINESN, encoded by the coding sequence ATGAATATAGAAAATATGCAGGTAGATGAATTAAATAATTTATGTAAAGGTCTTAGAGAAAAGATAATAGATGTTGTTCTAAAAAATGGAGGACATTTAGCTTCTAATTTAGGAGTTGTAGAATTGACAGTAGCATTAGATAGAGTTTTTAATTTCAAGGAAAATAAAATTTTATTTGATGTGGGGCATCAAGCTTATGTATATAAACTTTTGACAGACAGAAAAAACAATTTTAATACTCTAAGAAAGTTAGATGGAGTAGGACCTTTTTTAGATCCTGAGGAAAGTGAATATGATAATTTTATAAGTGGTCATGCAGGAAGTGCATTATCTGCAGCTTGTGGAATGGCAGTAGCTTATCCAAATAAAAAAATAATAGTAGTTGTTGGAGATGCTTCCATAGCAAATGGACATTCTCTTGAAGCTTTAAATAATATGATAAATTTAAAAAATATGATAGTTGTTTTAAATGACAATGATATGTCAATTGGGAAAAGCGTAGGATGTCTTTCTAAATTTTTTAGTAAAATGCTTTTAAGTAAGACATATTTAAGTTTAAGAAAAGATGTTAAAAGTATAATAAATAAAGGAAATTTAAGAAAAAAAGTTCATGATACTTTGGGAAAAGCTGAGCATCGAATAAAAAATATACTTTTACCAATAAATATTCCTCAAAACATAGGGTTTAAATATTTTGGAGTAGTAGATGGGCATAATATAGAGCAATTAGTTTCAATATTTGAAGAAACAAAAGAGATGGAAGGTCCTATTTTTGTACATGTTAAAACAAAAAAAGGAAAAGGGTATTTACCAGCAGAAGAAAATAAAGAAAAATTTCATGGGGTAAGTCCTTATAATCCAAATAAAAATATAAATGAAGTAACAACATCAAAAATTTTTGGAGAAGAATTAAGTAAATATGCGAAAAACGATGAAGATATTATGGCGATTTCAGCAGGAATGGTAAGTGGAACAGGATTAAAGAATTTCTTTACAAAATATCCAAGTAGAAGTTTTGATATAGGAATAGCAGAGGGGCATGGAGTAACTTTTGCTGCAGGTTTGGCAAAATCAGGTAAGAAACCTTATTTTGCAGTATATTCAACATTTTTACAAAGAGGAGTAGGACAATTAATTCATGATGTTTCTTTACAAAATTTGCCAATAAGATTATGTATTGATAGAGCTGGAATAGTTGGTCAGGATGGGAAGACTCATCATGGCTTATATGATATCTCATTTTTATTGAATATTCCTAATTTTATAGTGTTGTCACCAACAACACAAAAAGAAATGAAGGAAATGATAAAATTTAGTTTAGATGTAAAACAACCTATTGCTATAAGATACAATAAAGGATGGGTTTGTGATAAAGAATATAATTTTAAATTTCAATTAGGGAAATGGAATGAAATTATTAAGGGGACAGATAACTTATATATCGCAACTGGTAATATGTTGGAAGAACTTTTAATGGTTAAAGATAAATTAATCTCTAAAAATTTAAGTGGAACTATAGTTAGTGCAGGTTCAATAAGACCCTTTGACGAAGATTATATAAAAAATGAATTTAAAAAATATAAAAATATATTTATATTAGAAGAAGGGTATATACAAAATGGATTTGGAACTGAAATAATAGATTTTTTAAATGAAAATAACATTAAAAAACAGATCCACAAAATAGGAATAAATAATGGAAAAATATCACATGGGGAAAGAGGAGAACTCCTTCAATTATGTGGATTAAGAGGAGAAAGTTTAGTTAGAAATATAGAAGGGAAGATTAATGAATCAAATTAA
- a CDS encoding divergent PAP2 family protein: MDEYGIIFGNKILDVTFIAWFIAQFYKVIATIFVDKAFNLKRFYETGGMPSSHSSTVSCLATCVGIVYGTRDPLFSITLVFAGIIMYDAAGIRRAAGKQARVVNKMVDGLSFKIGEKFNDEKLKELLGHTPIEVFVGMILGVGVALLFKSYLIP; this comes from the coding sequence ATGGATGAATATGGAATTATTTTTGGAAATAAAATATTAGATGTAACATTTATAGCGTGGTTTATAGCTCAATTTTATAAAGTGATAGCAACAATTTTTGTAGATAAAGCTTTTAATTTAAAAAGATTTTACGAAACTGGAGGAATGCCAAGTTCGCATTCTTCAACAGTTTCTTGTTTAGCAACTTGTGTAGGAATAGTTTATGGAACAAGAGATCCATTATTTTCGATAACTTTGGTATTTGCAGGGATAATTATGTATGACGCAGCAGGAATAAGAAGAGCAGCAGGAAAACAAGCTAGAGTTGTAAATAAAATGGTTGATGGACTTAGTTTTAAAATTGGTGAAAAATTTAATGATGAAAAATTAAAGGAACTTTTAGGTCATACTCCAATAGAAGTATTTGTAGGGATGATATTAGGAGTAGGTGTAGCTTTATTATTTAAAAGTTATTTAATTCCATAG
- the yhbY gene encoding ribosome assembly RNA-binding protein YhbY — protein MNNRQREFLRKRAHEISALVRVGKDGYTDNLGQSILDAIESRELIKVKMLQTVEISKRDLAETIAEKTNCEVVGIIGRTIILYKPNKDNPKISEEVSKIK, from the coding sequence ATGAATAACAGACAAAGAGAATTTTTAAGAAAAAGAGCTCATGAAATAAGTGCTTTAGTAAGAGTAGGGAAAGATGGTTATACAGATAATTTGGGACAAAGTATCTTAGATGCAATAGAATCAAGAGAACTTATTAAAGTTAAAATGCTTCAAACAGTAGAAATTAGTAAAAGAGATTTAGCAGAAACAATTGCAGAGAAAACAAATTGTGAAGTGGTAGGAATTATAGGGAGAACAATAATACTTTATAAACCTAATAAGGATAATCCTAAAATTTCAGAAGAGGTATCAAAAATAAAATAA
- a CDS encoding ribonuclease J, with translation MIKEKKVKEKNNEKTLDKKTPKKKPQNKKVIDKKVVDNKGLKTKEEKMYIMPLGGLDEVGKNMTLVQYRDEIVIIDCGLGFPGEGLLGIDVVIPDFSYVENNKSKIKGLFVTHGHEDHIGGIPYLYQKIDSDVSIFAGKLTLALIENKFDNHKIKNVPKLREVKNRSRVKVGKYFNIEFIRITHSIADSYSIHVKTPAGNVLFTGDFKIDLTPVDNQKTDLARFAEIGEKGVDLLLSDSTNAETEGFTPSESTVGEAFKIEFAKAKGRIIIAAFASHIHRLQQIVEIAESYGRKIAIDGRSLVRTFDIASRLGYLKLKKDTMISLADVDKQKDNKVVILCTGTQGEPRASLSRIASNIHKHTKVKEGDTVIISATPIPGNEKAVSKNINNLLKYDAEVIFKKVAGIHVSGHGSKLEQELLFNVINPKNFMPVHGEYKMLKAHIETALRTGMKKSNTVLGLNGSKVEVTKSYAKLKGKVSAGATFIDGLGVGDIGQTVLRDRQQLSQDGVIIVVFTWHKETGKIVSGPEIVTRGFTYSKDSEALIKGTVEHINKKLEKIENEKIKDWQPIKNITKEAVGRYVYNKTKRNPVILPIIMEV, from the coding sequence ATGATAAAAGAAAAAAAAGTTAAAGAAAAAAATAATGAGAAAACATTAGATAAAAAAACACCAAAGAAGAAGCCACAAAATAAAAAAGTTATAGATAAAAAAGTAGTAGATAATAAAGGATTGAAGACAAAAGAAGAAAAAATGTACATAATGCCTTTAGGTGGTTTAGATGAAGTGGGTAAAAATATGACATTAGTTCAATATAGAGATGAAATAGTAATTATTGATTGTGGATTAGGATTTCCAGGAGAAGGGTTACTTGGTATTGACGTAGTTATTCCTGACTTTAGTTATGTTGAAAATAATAAATCTAAAATTAAAGGATTATTTGTAACTCATGGACATGAGGATCATATAGGAGGAATTCCATATTTATATCAAAAAATAGATTCAGATGTTTCTATTTTTGCAGGAAAATTAACGCTAGCTCTTATTGAAAATAAATTTGATAATCATAAAATAAAAAATGTTCCTAAATTAAGAGAAGTGAAAAATAGATCAAGAGTTAAAGTTGGAAAATATTTTAATATAGAATTTATTAGAATAACTCATTCAATAGCAGATTCTTATTCTATTCATGTAAAAACTCCAGCAGGAAATGTTTTATTTACAGGAGATTTTAAGATAGATTTAACTCCAGTAGATAATCAAAAAACAGATTTAGCTAGATTTGCAGAGATTGGAGAAAAAGGAGTAGATTTATTATTATCAGATTCAACTAATGCTGAAACAGAAGGATTTACACCTTCAGAAAGTACTGTTGGGGAAGCTTTTAAAATAGAATTTGCAAAGGCAAAGGGAAGAATTATTATTGCAGCTTTTGCATCTCATATTCATAGATTACAACAAATAGTTGAAATAGCAGAATCTTATGGAAGAAAAATAGCTATTGATGGTAGAAGTTTAGTTAGAACTTTTGATATAGCTTCAAGATTAGGGTATTTAAAATTAAAAAAAGATACAATGATATCTTTGGCAGATGTTGATAAGCAAAAAGATAATAAAGTAGTTATACTTTGTACCGGAACTCAAGGAGAACCAAGAGCTTCTTTATCTAGAATAGCTTCTAACATACATAAACATACTAAAGTAAAAGAAGGAGATACTGTAATAATTTCAGCTACTCCTATTCCAGGAAACGAAAAAGCGGTTTCTAAAAATATAAATAATTTATTAAAGTACGATGCTGAAGTAATATTTAAAAAAGTAGCAGGAATTCATGTTTCAGGACATGGAAGTAAATTAGAACAAGAATTATTATTTAATGTAATTAATCCTAAAAACTTTATGCCGGTACATGGAGAATATAAAATGTTGAAAGCCCATATAGAAACAGCGTTGAGAACTGGAATGAAAAAATCAAATACAGTTTTAGGACTAAATGGAAGTAAAGTAGAAGTAACCAAAAGTTATGCTAAATTAAAAGGTAAAGTTAGTGCAGGGGCTACATTTATTGACGGATTAGGAGTAGGAGATATAGGGCAAACAGTTCTTAGAGATAGACAGCAACTTTCTCAAGATGGAGTTATAATAGTTGTATTTACTTGGCATAAAGAGACAGGGAAGATAGTTTCTGGGCCAGAAATAGTAACTAGAGGATTTACTTACTCTAAAGATTCTGAAGCGTTAATAAAAGGAACGGTAGAACATATTAATAAAAAATTAGAAAAAATAGAAAATGAAAAAATTAAAGATTGGCAACCTATTAAAAATATAACAAAGGAAGCTGTAGGAAGGTATGTTTATAATAAAACAAAAAGAAACCCAGTGATTTTACCTATAATAATGGAAGTTTAG
- the mrdA gene encoding penicillin-binding protein 2 has translation MKKSKFTILGIDKSKRYALAKIFILILFGILLIRLGYLQIYKGQEYEDKSTNNRVRFIRKEAIRGNILDANGEIIATSKIGYRLNYLKERKTNPEIIKNISNLTGYSEKYIKKRIRYGEISMYTRRNTLIEDLKEEVAHKIFEKIEEYPYLEVEMYYKRKYLYPNSSSHLIGYVKKISNREYEKLKDQGYSEKDIIGKEGVEKEYDSVLKGKKGYQYFEINARGIALKTIKQQPSEKGKDIQLTIDMRLQTFMENEFKKSKLTGSFIAINPKNGEILTIVSYPTYPLDIFSSSIPSDVWNKILYDKRKPLTNKAIAGEYPPGSVFKPIVAFGFMNAGLDPKEKNPGRNAIYSIGEWSWKSWKRGGHGPTDLKKSIIQSVNTYYYKFGHKYGSKVITKAAKNFGLGEKTGIDISGEKSGIVPSPEWKKKRFKQGWYTGDTINYSIGQGYVTVTPIQIARAYCVLANKGYAYTPKVVKYIITDSGKEKTSSKKSLEVNYPRRFYNIMEDAMVGVVEDKHGTGKRLRTKNLKIAAKSGSAQNAHFDETHAEIAGYFPVKKPEIVFAVLLQGAGGGGAVAGALTKKFIDEYQFLYHGIQKEGENDKRKKS, from the coding sequence ATGAAGAAATCTAAATTTACAATATTAGGTATAGATAAATCTAAAAGATATGCATTAGCTAAAATTTTTATATTAATTTTATTTGGAATTTTATTAATTAGATTAGGATATCTTCAAATATATAAAGGTCAAGAATACGAAGATAAATCTACAAATAATAGGGTAAGGTTTATAAGAAAAGAGGCTATAAGAGGAAATATATTAGATGCAAATGGTGAGATTATAGCAACAAGTAAAATTGGTTATAGACTTAATTATTTGAAAGAAAGAAAAACAAATCCTGAAATTATAAAAAATATAAGCAATTTAACTGGTTATTCAGAAAAGTATATAAAGAAAAGAATAAGATATGGAGAAATATCAATGTATACTAGACGGAATACATTGATAGAAGATTTAAAAGAAGAAGTGGCACATAAAATATTTGAAAAAATAGAGGAATATCCTTATTTAGAAGTTGAAATGTATTATAAAAGAAAGTATTTATATCCAAATTCATCATCTCATTTAATAGGTTATGTAAAAAAAATATCAAATAGAGAGTATGAAAAGTTAAAAGATCAGGGTTATTCAGAAAAAGACATTATAGGTAAAGAGGGTGTTGAAAAAGAGTATGATTCTGTATTAAAAGGAAAAAAAGGTTATCAATATTTTGAAATTAACGCTAGAGGAATTGCTTTAAAAACTATTAAGCAACAACCTTCAGAAAAGGGAAAAGATATTCAGTTAACTATTGATATGAGATTACAAACTTTTATGGAAAATGAATTTAAAAAAAGTAAATTAACAGGATCTTTCATAGCTATAAATCCTAAAAATGGTGAAATATTAACTATTGTTAGTTATCCAACTTATCCTCTAGATATATTTTCTTCTAGCATTCCATCAGATGTTTGGAATAAAATTTTATATGATAAGAGAAAACCTTTAACAAATAAAGCTATTGCAGGAGAATATCCTCCAGGATCAGTTTTTAAACCTATAGTAGCTTTTGGTTTTATGAATGCAGGGCTAGATCCTAAAGAAAAGAATCCAGGAAGAAATGCAATTTATTCAATTGGAGAATGGTCTTGGAAATCTTGGAAAAGAGGAGGACATGGACCAACAGATTTAAAAAAATCAATAATTCAATCAGTAAATACTTATTATTATAAATTTGGTCATAAGTATGGTTCAAAAGTTATAACTAAAGCTGCAAAAAATTTTGGTTTAGGAGAAAAAACAGGTATTGATATCTCTGGAGAAAAAAGTGGAATTGTCCCAAGTCCAGAGTGGAAAAAGAAAAGATTTAAACAGGGATGGTATACAGGAGATACTATAAACTATTCTATAGGACAAGGATATGTAACAGTTACTCCAATTCAAATTGCAAGAGCATATTGTGTATTAGCAAATAAAGGATATGCTTATACTCCAAAGGTAGTGAAATATATAATAACAGATTCTGGAAAGGAAAAGACATCTTCAAAGAAGTCTTTAGAAGTTAATTATCCTAGAAGATTTTATAATATTATGGAAGATGCTATGGTTGGAGTAGTTGAAGATAAACATGGTACAGGAAAAAGATTGAGAACTAAAAATTTAAAAATAGCTGCAAAAAGTGGATCAGCTCAAAACGCTCATTTTGATGAAACTCATGCGGAAATTGCAGGGTATTTTCCAGTAAAAAAACCAGAAATTGTATTTGCGGTTTTATTACAGGGAGCTGGTGGGGGAGGAGCCGTAGCGGGAGCTCTGACTAAAAAATTTATAGATGAATATCAATTCTTATACCACGGAATACAAAAAGAGGGAGAAAATGATAAAAGAAAAAAAAGTTAA